From one Cyanobacterium stanieri PCC 7202 genomic stretch:
- a CDS encoding transposase, IS605 OrfB family (PFAM: Putative transposase DNA-binding domain; Probable transposase~TIGRFAM: transposase, IS605 OrfB family, central region~COGs: COG0675 Transposase and inactivated derivatives~InterPro IPR010095:IPR001959~KEGG: ana:all5207 transposase~PFAM: transposase IS891/IS1136/IS1341 family; transposase IS605 OrfB~SPTR: Transposase;~TIGRFAM: transposase, IS605 OrfB family) produces the protein MLVIEAKLYGNQPQDQKLDEMIRTASFVRNSCIRYWMDHKGVGQYDLSRLCKELASEFEWAKKLNSMARQASAERAWASIKRFYDNCKNPSLKKKGYPKFKKGRSVEYKTTGWQLSKDGTAINFRDGFKAGWFKMRGGFDLNFYQLNQIKRVRVIRRADGYYCQFCIDQERQEDIKPSGNAIGLDVGLSSFYTDSNGVKVNNPRHLRKSEKQLKRLQRKVSKKKKGSNSRKKAIKKLGRKHLKVSRQRKDWLVKLARCVVSSNDVVAYEKLTVKNMVKNHCLAKSINDASWRTFFDWLEYYGKVMGKVVYGVNPQYTSQECPHCKAIVKKTLSQRTHVCECGCVMDRDEAGAINILAKALRELSRGGQSQTSSLELVNANGHINLCQLSENLIDKLGG, from the coding sequence ATGCTAGTTATCGAAGCTAAATTATACGGAAACCAACCTCAAGACCAAAAATTAGATGAGATGATTCGCACTGCTAGTTTCGTGCGTAATTCTTGTATTCGCTATTGGATGGACCATAAGGGGGTTGGGCAGTATGATTTATCTCGCCTTTGTAAAGAATTAGCTAGTGAGTTTGAATGGGCAAAGAAACTCAATTCTATGGCTCGTCAAGCTAGTGCAGAAAGGGCTTGGGCTTCTATTAAACGGTTTTATGACAACTGTAAAAATCCATCTCTTAAGAAAAAAGGTTATCCTAAATTTAAGAAAGGTCGTTCTGTGGAGTACAAAACGACTGGATGGCAACTTTCTAAAGATGGAACTGCTATTAATTTTCGGGATGGATTTAAAGCAGGGTGGTTTAAAATGCGAGGTGGTTTTGACCTCAATTTCTACCAACTTAATCAAATTAAACGAGTTAGAGTTATTCGTCGTGCTGATGGATACTATTGTCAATTTTGTATTGACCAAGAAAGACAAGAGGATATTAAACCTAGTGGGAATGCTATCGGTTTAGATGTCGGTTTAAGTAGCTTTTATACAGATTCAAACGGTGTTAAAGTTAATAATCCAAGACATTTAAGAAAGTCTGAAAAGCAATTAAAAAGATTGCAAAGAAAAGTTAGCAAAAAGAAAAAAGGTAGTAATTCTCGTAAAAAAGCGATTAAGAAGTTAGGTAGAAAACACTTAAAAGTATCAAGGCAACGTAAAGACTGGCTTGTCAAATTAGCTCGGTGCGTGGTGTCATCTAACGATGTCGTAGCTTATGAGAAATTAACTGTTAAAAATATGGTCAAAAACCATTGTTTAGCTAAGAGTATAAATGATGCTTCTTGGAGAACTTTCTTTGATTGGTTAGAATACTATGGTAAAGTGATGGGCAAAGTTGTCTATGGTGTAAATCCACAATATACGAGTCAAGAATGTCCTCATTGTAAAGCCATAGTTAAGAAAACTCTATCTCAAAGAACCCATGTTTGCGAATGTGGTTGTGTAATGGATAGAGACGAAGCGGGGGCAATTAATATCTTAGCTAAAGCATTGAGAGAATTAAGTAGGGGTGGGCAATCCCAAACTTCCAGTCTGGAACTGGTAAACGCTAATGGACACATTAACCTCTGTCAACTGAGTGAAAACTTGATTGATAAGTTGGGTGGTTGA
- a CDS encoding sodium/proton antiporter NhaS3, CPA2 family (PFAM: Sodium/hydrogen exchanger family~COGs: COG0475 Kef-type K+ transport systems membrane components~InterPro IPR006153~KEGG: cyc:PCC7424_1799 sodium/hydrogen exchanger~PFAM: sodium/hydrogen exchanger~SPTR: Sodium/hydrogen exchanger; TC 2.A.37.2.4) produces the protein MSWFHPILATATETETAEPSLVLAGVLLSLVIIYFASKIGGEICARINLPAVLGELVGGVVIGVSVLKLLVFPEGGMEATDSLIIQLLQSTANLTPTGTELVFESMSEVISVLAELGVIILLFEIGLESDLKELIRVGPSAAIVAVVGVVAPFVMGTAGLVFLFGLPVIPSVFAGAALTATSIGITAKVLAELGKLSSTEGQIIIGAAVLDDILGIIVLAVVGSLVKTGEVQISQIIILIISAGAFLIGTILVGRLISPFLISLVNQMKTRGQILITGIVFAFVLAYLANIIQLEGILGAFAAGLVLAETEKRKELEEQIIPVADLFVPVFFVCVGARTDLGVLNPAIPSNREGLIIASFLIVVAIVGKVITGFTVWGKPNINKLAIGVGMIPRGEVGLVFAGVGSASGALSPATDAAIIVMVIATTFVAPPLLKAVFKDETQEVVESEAN, from the coding sequence ATGTCTTGGTTTCATCCCATTTTAGCAACAGCAACGGAAACAGAAACAGCCGAACCATCTTTAGTTTTGGCTGGAGTATTGTTAAGTCTCGTGATCATCTATTTTGCCAGTAAAATAGGTGGAGAAATTTGTGCAAGAATCAACCTCCCCGCCGTATTAGGAGAATTAGTCGGCGGGGTTGTCATCGGAGTATCTGTCCTCAAACTTTTGGTATTTCCAGAAGGCGGCATGGAAGCCACCGACTCCCTTATTATTCAACTTTTGCAATCCACCGCTAATTTAACCCCCACAGGGACAGAATTAGTATTTGAGAGCATGAGTGAAGTTATCTCTGTCTTGGCAGAATTAGGCGTAATTATTCTCTTATTTGAAATTGGCTTAGAGTCAGACTTAAAAGAATTAATTAGGGTAGGCCCTTCGGCGGCCATTGTTGCAGTGGTAGGGGTTGTCGCTCCCTTTGTTATGGGTACTGCGGGATTAGTATTTCTTTTTGGTTTACCTGTTATTCCTTCGGTATTTGCAGGGGCAGCACTAACCGCTACCAGTATTGGGATTACAGCCAAGGTATTAGCAGAGTTGGGCAAATTAAGCTCCACAGAAGGACAAATTATTATCGGTGCGGCAGTACTCGATGATATTTTAGGAATTATTGTTTTGGCAGTGGTGGGTAGTCTTGTCAAAACAGGGGAAGTACAAATTAGCCAAATTATCATCCTGATTATCAGTGCGGGTGCTTTTTTGATAGGTACGATTCTTGTTGGTAGATTAATCTCTCCTTTCCTCATCAGTTTGGTCAATCAAATGAAAACAAGAGGACAAATTTTAATTACAGGTATTGTTTTTGCCTTTGTATTAGCTTATTTAGCAAATATTATTCAACTAGAAGGGATTTTAGGTGCTTTTGCCGCTGGATTGGTACTAGCAGAAACAGAAAAAAGAAAGGAATTAGAAGAACAAATTATTCCCGTAGCGGATTTGTTTGTGCCTGTTTTCTTCGTCTGTGTAGGGGCTAGAACTGATTTGGGAGTGTTAAACCCTGCCATTCCTAGTAACCGTGAGGGTTTAATTATTGCTTCATTTCTGATCGTGGTGGCAATTGTTGGTAAAGTGATTACTGGTTTTACAGTATGGGGTAAACCTAATATTAATAAACTCGCCATTGGTGTTGGTATGATACCTCGAGGAGAAGTTGGTTTAGTTTTTGCTGGAGTAGGTTCGGCAAGTGGGGCGTTATCCCCTGCTACTGATGCGGCAATTATTGTGATGGTAATAGCGACTACTTTTGTAGCTCCTCCTCTTTTAAAAGCCGTATTCAAAGATGAGACTCAAGAGGTAGTGGAATCGGAAGCAAACTAG
- a CDS encoding PRC-barrel domain protein (PFAM: PRC-barrel domain~InterPro IPR007903~KEGG: cyh:Cyan8802_4138 PRC-barrel domain protein~PFAM: PRC-barrel domain protein~SPTR: PRC-barrel domain protein) produces the protein MASEQSRLRNEFLNTQVITRSTGKRLGVIKEVLVDIDRREVVAFGLRDNMLALSGIPKYMYINSVSQTGDVVLVESEDAIEDVDIELYSQLINCEVVTETGEPLGKVRDFQFNLETGEVDSLTIATLGYPQIPDQLISTYELSVDEIVSSGPNRIIVFEGAEERITQITVGVLERLGIGRPPWEKDDDDMYYAPTTPPENQLPTGMPVRPVAPPIKTQPSVAQDNWQEDEWEEVRPVAPPVRRQRSAPLYEEEEFEGDNWGEDRIEKPAPRRYESSSREVDNYNAELMEEDVWDDEEYRPQKVNIPQKQKMPEYEEEY, from the coding sequence ATGGCAAGTGAACAAAGTCGTTTACGCAATGAGTTTTTGAATACTCAGGTAATTACTCGAAGCACTGGTAAAAGGCTAGGGGTAATTAAGGAGGTGTTGGTAGATATTGATCGCCGAGAGGTGGTAGCTTTTGGTTTACGGGATAATATGCTGGCATTATCTGGCATCCCTAAGTATATGTATATTAATAGTGTGTCTCAAACAGGGGATGTGGTCTTGGTTGAGAGTGAGGATGCCATTGAAGATGTTGATATTGAGCTTTATAGTCAGTTAATTAACTGTGAAGTGGTAACGGAAACTGGTGAGCCTTTGGGTAAGGTGAGGGATTTTCAGTTTAATTTAGAAACTGGAGAGGTTGATTCTTTAACCATTGCTACCCTCGGTTATCCTCAAATTCCAGATCAGTTAATTAGTACCTATGAACTATCTGTGGATGAAATTGTTAGTAGTGGGCCAAATCGAATTATTGTATTTGAGGGAGCTGAGGAACGCATTACTCAAATTACAGTGGGAGTTTTGGAACGTTTAGGAATTGGTCGTCCTCCTTGGGAAAAAGATGATGATGATATGTATTATGCTCCTACGACTCCCCCAGAAAATCAATTGCCTACGGGAATGCCTGTGCGCCCTGTGGCACCACCGATTAAAACTCAACCTTCTGTGGCTCAGGATAACTGGCAGGAGGATGAGTGGGAAGAAGTGCGTCCTGTAGCTCCTCCTGTACGTCGTCAACGCTCTGCTCCTTTGTATGAGGAGGAAGAGTTTGAGGGAGATAATTGGGGTGAGGATAGAATTGAAAAACCTGCTCCAAGACGTTATGAATCTTCTAGCCGTGAGGTGGATAATTATAATGCGGAGTTGATGGAGGAGGATGTTTGGGATGATGAAGAATATCGCCCTCAAAAAGTCAATATTCCTCAAAAGCAAAAAATGCCTGAATACGAGGAAGAATATTAA
- a CDS encoding ketol-acid reductoisomerase (PFAM: Acetohydroxy acid isomeroreductase, catalytic domain~TIGRFAM: ketol-acid reductoisomerase~COGs: COG0059 Ketol-acid reductoisomerase~InterPro IPR013023:IPR013116:IPR000506~KEGG: ketol-acid reductoisomerase~PFAM: Acetohydroxy acid isomeroreductase catalytic domain-containing protein; acetohydroxy acid isomeroreductase~PRIAM: Ketol-acid reductoisomerase~SPTR: Ketol-acid reductoisomerase;~TIGRFAM: ketol-acid reductoisomerase) — translation MAQMYYDNDANLDLFANKTVAIIGYGSQGHAHALNLKESGVNVVVGLYEGSKSTAKAEAEGLKVYSVAEASAMADWIMILLPDEVQRTIYENEIAPNLSAGNILSFAHGFNIHFGQIVPPADVDVVMIAPKGPGHLVRRTYEQGQGVPALFAVYQDASGKARDLAMAYAKGIGGTRAGILETSFREETETDLFGEQAVLCGGLSELIKAGFETLVSAGYQPEIAYFECLHEVKLIVDLIVEGGLASMRSSISNTAEYGDYTRGPRVVTDATRAEMKKILSEIQSGQFAREFVLENQAGKPGFTAMRRQEAEQPIEEVGKDLRAMFSWLKK, via the coding sequence ATGGCTCAAATGTACTATGATAATGATGCCAACCTAGATTTATTTGCTAATAAAACCGTTGCTATTATCGGTTATGGTTCTCAGGGTCATGCCCACGCTCTTAATTTAAAGGAAAGTGGTGTTAATGTTGTGGTGGGTTTGTATGAAGGTAGTAAATCCACTGCTAAAGCTGAGGCGGAAGGATTAAAGGTTTATTCTGTTGCCGAGGCTTCTGCGATGGCTGACTGGATCATGATTTTGTTGCCTGATGAGGTTCAGCGCACTATTTATGAAAATGAGATTGCTCCTAATTTGAGTGCAGGAAATATTCTTTCTTTTGCCCATGGTTTCAATATCCATTTTGGTCAAATTGTACCTCCTGCAGATGTGGATGTGGTTATGATTGCACCCAAAGGTCCTGGACACCTTGTTAGACGTACTTATGAACAAGGTCAGGGTGTTCCTGCTTTGTTTGCAGTGTATCAGGATGCTAGTGGTAAGGCTCGTGATTTGGCGATGGCCTATGCGAAGGGCATTGGTGGTACCCGTGCTGGTATTTTAGAAACTAGCTTTAGGGAAGAAACTGAAACTGATTTATTCGGTGAACAGGCTGTATTATGTGGCGGCTTGTCTGAGTTGATTAAGGCTGGTTTTGAAACTTTGGTTTCTGCTGGTTATCAACCTGAAATTGCTTATTTTGAGTGTTTACATGAAGTTAAGTTAATTGTTGATTTGATTGTTGAGGGTGGTTTGGCTTCTATGCGTAGTAGTATTTCTAATACTGCTGAGTATGGAGATTATACCCGTGGTCCTCGTGTGGTAACTGATGCTACCCGTGCGGAAATGAAGAAAATTCTTAGCGAGATTCAATCTGGACAGTTTGCCCGTGAGTTTGTGTTGGAAAATCAGGCTGGTAAACCTGGATTTACTGCTATGCGTCGTCAAGAGGCTGAACAGCCTATTGAGGAAGTGGGTAAGGATTTACGTGCTATGTTTAGCTGGTTGAAAAAATAA
- a CDS encoding signal recognition particle-docking protein FtsY (PFAM: SRP54-type protein, GTPase domain; SRP54-type protein, helical bundle domain~TIGRFAM: signal recognition particle-docking protein FtsY~COGs: COG0552 Signal recognition particle GTPase~InterPro IPR004390:IPR013822:IPR000897:IPR003593~KEGG: cyt:cce_3928 cell division protein~PFAM: GTP-binding signal recognition particle SRP54 G- domain; GTP-binding signal recognition particle SRP54 helical bundle~SMART: AAA ATPase~SPTR: Cell division protein;~TIGRFAM: signal recognition particle-docking protein FtsY) — protein MFNWFRRNKDSDKEQVKQDTPPASETQEEVVEEKQEEGESSASQEQYLEWAKTAFANIQKQKAGVETEPEESQTVTEDEQSATGQEEETVTESGEETPQGEMVAEVPEEEEETPEMEENVPAWMQKSDRLETLKESAIDTTEEELDEDFMWSAQVLASQGRSADDVSMEEFEWLKKLRQGLGKTRRNLINQLKSVVGQGPLNDDAVMEIEALLLSADVGIEATEYIINTLQEKLREEALPPEEAIAYLKQILQTLLDKPLENIEDKTFEPQEGKLNIWLLTGVNGAGKTTTIGKLAHLAKSSGYSCVIAAADTFRAAAVEQVKVWGERTDTPVIANPGKNTDPAAVVFDGISAAIARNADLLLVDTAGRLQNKKNLMEELAKIRLIIDKKAVDAHVESLVVLDATLGQNGLRQAQVFSEAADLTGVVLTKLDGTAKGGVAIAVSQQLNLPIRFIGAGEGIEDLRPFSSFEFVEALLSQ, from the coding sequence ATGTTTAATTGGTTTCGTCGCAATAAAGATAGTGATAAAGAGCAAGTAAAGCAAGATACTCCCCCAGCCTCCGAAACTCAAGAAGAGGTGGTGGAAGAAAAACAAGAGGAGGGGGAAAGTTCGGCTTCCCAAGAGCAATATTTGGAATGGGCAAAGACTGCTTTTGCTAATATTCAGAAACAAAAGGCAGGGGTAGAAACTGAACCAGAGGAATCCCAAACCGTTACGGAAGATGAACAATCCGCCACTGGTCAGGAAGAAGAAACTGTAACCGAGTCGGGGGAGGAAACTCCCCAAGGGGAAATGGTTGCCGAAGTGCCAGAAGAGGAGGAAGAAACCCCTGAGATGGAGGAAAATGTTCCTGCTTGGATGCAAAAGTCCGATCGCCTCGAAACTCTCAAGGAAAGTGCTATCGATACCACCGAGGAGGAGTTGGATGAAGACTTTATGTGGTCGGCACAGGTTTTGGCTTCTCAGGGTAGAAGTGCGGATGATGTCAGCATGGAGGAGTTTGAGTGGCTCAAAAAATTAAGGCAGGGCCTAGGAAAAACCCGACGAAACTTAATTAATCAATTAAAATCTGTGGTGGGGCAAGGCCCGCTTAATGATGATGCGGTGATGGAAATTGAGGCATTATTGTTGAGTGCAGATGTGGGTATTGAGGCGACGGAATATATTATTAATACTCTACAGGAAAAATTGCGGGAGGAGGCTTTACCCCCCGAGGAGGCGATCGCCTATTTGAAACAAATTTTACAAACTTTATTAGATAAACCCCTCGAAAATATCGAAGATAAAACCTTTGAACCCCAAGAAGGTAAGTTAAATATTTGGCTATTGACGGGGGTAAATGGAGCAGGAAAAACCACCACCATCGGTAAACTCGCCCACCTCGCCAAAAGTTCGGGTTATAGTTGCGTCATTGCGGCGGCGGACACTTTTCGGGCGGCAGCGGTGGAACAGGTCAAGGTTTGGGGTGAAAGGACTGATACCCCTGTCATTGCCAATCCCGGTAAAAATACTGACCCTGCGGCGGTGGTTTTTGATGGCATTAGTGCGGCGATCGCCCGTAACGCCGATTTACTATTGGTGGATACCGCAGGAAGACTGCAAAATAAAAAGAATTTAATGGAGGAGTTGGCAAAGATTCGCCTTATCATCGATAAAAAAGCCGTGGATGCCCATGTAGAATCTTTGGTCGTTTTAGATGCAACCCTTGGGCAAAATGGACTGCGTCAAGCTCAGGTGTTCTCTGAAGCTGCAGATTTAACAGGGGTGGTATTGACAAAATTAGATGGTACTGCTAAAGGGGGCGTGGCGATCGCAGTTTCCCAACAACTAAACCTCCCCATCCGCTTTATCGGTGCAGGGGAAGGCATCGAAGATTTACGGCCCTTCTCCAGCTTTGAATTTGTCGAAGCCCTATTATCCCAATAA
- a CDS encoding mutator MutT protein (PFAM: NUDIX domain~TIGRFAM: mutator mutT protein~COGs: COG1051 ADP-ribose pyrophosphatase~InterPro IPR003561:IPR000086:IPR020084:IPR020476~KEGG: syf:Synpcc7942_0673 A/G-specific DNA-adenine glycosylase~PFAM: NUDIX hydrolase~SPTR: Mutator MutT protein;~TIGRFAM: mutator MutT protein) — translation MSNLPYLRIGTAVIVDDEGLILIDKRRNKGSMANKWEFPGGKFEDGENAQECIIREIKEELGIDIEVGKHLMNVKHDYPHLSLTLMVYYARIISGEPQTLECAEIRWVKPEELSDFDFPDANYQIIEKIQTQQIKTRV, via the coding sequence ATGTCTAATTTACCCTACCTCAGAATCGGTACAGCCGTAATAGTTGATGATGAGGGACTGATTCTCATCGATAAACGAAGAAATAAAGGCAGTATGGCGAATAAATGGGAGTTTCCCGGAGGCAAGTTTGAAGACGGAGAAAATGCCCAAGAATGTATTATTAGGGAAATCAAGGAGGAGTTAGGGATTGATATTGAAGTGGGAAAGCATTTGATGAATGTTAAACATGATTATCCTCATCTTTCCCTTACTCTTATGGTTTATTATGCCCGTATTATTTCAGGAGAACCTCAGACCCTTGAATGTGCCGAAATTCGTTGGGTAAAACCAGAAGAATTATCTGATTTTGATTTTCCCGATGCTAATTATCAAATTATTGAGAAAATTCAGACTCAACAAATTAAGACAAGGGTGTAA
- a CDS encoding transposase, IS605 OrfB family (PFAM: Putative transposase DNA-binding domain; Probable transposase~TIGRFAM: transposase, IS605 OrfB family, central region~COGs: COG0675 Transposase and inactivated derivatives~InterPro IPR010095:IPR001959~KEGG: ava:Ava_1635 IS891/IS1136/IS1341 transposase~PFAM: transposase IS891/IS1136/IS1341 family; transposase IS605 OrfB~SPTR: Transposase, IS605 OrfB;~TIGRFAM: transposase, IS605 OrfB family) → MIVLEFKIKGKQSQYQSIDEAIRTAQFVRNKCLSYWMDGQKVSRAELYRYNTQLRAEFDFVKDLNSHACQASVERCWSAIARFFDNCKKKVSGKKGYPRFKKNCRSVEYKTSGWKLLDPKHIEFTDKKGIGKLKLVGTWDLAFYSNDQIKRVRLVRKADGYYCQFCISVDVKEEIPPTNKTVGLDVGLKEFYTDSNGNTEPNPRFYKKGEEKLKRHQRLVSRKVKGSANRKKAINRLSRQHLKISRQREEHAKRLARCVIQSNDLVAYEDLRIKNLVKNHCLAKSIQDAGWYQFRKWLEYFGQKMGRVTIAVNPSHTSQQCSNCGAIVKKSLSTRTHVCACGCRLDRDHNASINILNRALGTTGHVGTWILSPNASGDLSSTIAGSSCNSKIGQ, encoded by the coding sequence ATGATAGTATTAGAGTTCAAAATTAAAGGTAAACAAAGTCAATACCAATCTATAGACGAAGCTATTAGAACCGCTCAATTCGTGCGCAATAAATGCCTGAGCTATTGGATGGATGGTCAAAAGGTAAGTCGTGCTGAACTTTATAGATACAATACTCAACTTCGTGCTGAATTTGATTTTGTTAAAGATTTAAACTCTCATGCTTGTCAGGCATCTGTGGAAAGATGTTGGTCAGCTATCGCTAGATTTTTTGATAATTGTAAAAAGAAAGTATCAGGTAAAAAAGGCTACCCACGCTTTAAAAAAAACTGCCGCTCAGTAGAATATAAGACTTCTGGGTGGAAGTTACTAGACCCAAAACATATTGAGTTTACTGATAAAAAAGGTATTGGAAAACTCAAATTGGTAGGAACATGGGATTTAGCTTTTTATTCCAATGATCAAATTAAAAGAGTGCGTTTAGTTAGAAAGGCTGATGGCTATTACTGTCAATTTTGTATCTCAGTTGATGTTAAAGAAGAGATACCTCCTACTAATAAAACAGTTGGGTTAGATGTAGGACTTAAAGAGTTTTACACAGACTCTAATGGAAATACTGAACCTAACCCCAGATTCTACAAAAAAGGAGAAGAAAAGTTAAAAAGACATCAGCGTCTTGTTTCTCGCAAAGTAAAAGGCTCTGCCAACCGTAAGAAAGCTATTAATAGATTAAGTCGGCAACATCTTAAAATAAGTAGGCAACGTGAAGAACACGCTAAAAGGTTAGCTCGTTGCGTAATCCAATCTAACGATTTGGTCGCCTATGAAGATTTAAGAATCAAGAACTTAGTTAAAAATCATTGTTTGGCTAAATCTATTCAAGATGCAGGTTGGTATCAATTTAGAAAATGGTTAGAGTATTTTGGACAAAAAATGGGAAGAGTAACTATTGCGGTTAATCCTTCCCATACGTCTCAACAATGCTCTAATTGTGGGGCTATAGTTAAAAAATCTTTATCCACTAGAACCCATGTATGTGCTTGTGGATGTAGGTTAGACCGTGATCATAATGCCTCAATCAACATTCTAAATAGAGCTTTGGGTACAACGGGGCACGTTGGAACCTGGATTTTAAGTCCGAACGCTTCTGGAGATTTGTCCTCTACTATTGCTGGTTCGTCCTGTAATAGCAAGATAGGTCAGTGA
- a CDS encoding protein of unknown function DUF541 (PFAM: Protein of unknown function (DUF541)~COGs: COG2968 conserved hypothetical protein~InterPro IPR007497~KEGG: cyc:PCC7424_3080 protein of unknown function DUF541~PFAM: protein of unknown function DUF541~SPTR: Putative uncharacterized protein) produces MLSIQLIHKFCLPLGISTLMWATPTIAQEQIIKTITVTGQGVEMIPTTLATVQMGVEIEGENAAEIQQEVAERTTSLIEVLRSENVQKLQTRGIQLRPNYTYDNNRRQLVNYTATNLVSFETPIDRVGTILDRTVNVGATRIDNVSLTATENAITQAQRRALAKATEDAQQQAQAVLGALSLTPQEVITINVNGANMPRPVMMEAMADRALSSNMASTPVVAGEQEVRASVTLQIKY; encoded by the coding sequence ATGTTGTCTATTCAATTAATTCACAAATTCTGCTTACCCCTCGGCATTTCCACTCTAATGTGGGCAACCCCTACCATCGCCCAAGAACAAATTATTAAAACTATTACCGTTACAGGGCAAGGGGTAGAAATGATCCCTACTACCCTTGCCACCGTGCAAATGGGGGTGGAAATAGAGGGAGAAAATGCGGCCGAAATTCAACAAGAGGTAGCCGAGCGCACCACCTCCCTCATTGAGGTATTGCGTTCTGAAAATGTCCAAAAACTACAAACTAGAGGGATTCAACTCAGACCAAACTACACCTACGATAATAATCGTCGTCAGTTGGTTAACTACACGGCCACTAATCTAGTTAGTTTTGAAACTCCCATCGACAGAGTTGGTACAATATTAGATAGAACCGTTAATGTAGGAGCAACTCGCATTGATAATGTAAGTCTCACTGCCACCGAAAACGCCATTACCCAAGCCCAAAGAAGAGCCTTGGCTAAGGCAACAGAAGACGCTCAACAACAAGCACAGGCTGTTTTAGGTGCATTAAGTTTAACTCCCCAAGAAGTAATTACCATTAATGTTAATGGTGCTAATATGCCTCGTCCTGTGATGATGGAAGCTATGGCAGACAGGGCATTGTCTTCTAACATGGCTTCTACCCCCGTAGTGGCAGGAGAGCAGGAGGTGAGGGCTTCTGTGACTCTACAAATTAAATATTGA
- a CDS encoding AIG2 family protein (PFAM: AIG2-like family~COGs: COG2105 conserved hypothetical protein~InterPro IPR009288~KEGG: cyc:PCC7424_5148 AIG2 family protein~PFAM: AIG2 family protein~SPTR: Putative uncharacterized protein), which yields MKVFVYGTLKPQEINYYLYCAGKTIKEQQCWTYGDIYSLSLGYPAMIKSKNKAQGYLLTFADSSPLAKLDQLEGYQENRESHLNEYQREKVTVYDHHNSPIDKAWTYFMTKQKIDYYQGILIPSGEWSKKFH from the coding sequence ATGAAAGTTTTTGTTTACGGCACTCTTAAACCCCAAGAAATCAACTATTACTTATACTGTGCAGGTAAAACCATCAAGGAACAACAATGCTGGACTTATGGAGATATTTACTCCCTTTCCCTCGGTTATCCTGCCATGATCAAAAGTAAAAACAAAGCACAAGGATATTTACTCACCTTTGCCGATTCCTCACCCTTAGCAAAACTGGATCAACTAGAAGGTTATCAAGAAAATAGAGAATCTCACCTAAATGAATATCAACGGGAAAAAGTAACTGTGTATGATCATCATAATTCTCCCATCGATAAAGCATGGACATATTTTATGACCAAACAAAAAATAGACTATTATCAAGGAATCTTAATTCCCTCTGGGGAATGGAGTAAAAAATTCCATTGA